The following are encoded in a window of Artemia franciscana chromosome 19, ASM3288406v1, whole genome shotgun sequence genomic DNA:
- the LOC136039347 gene encoding cleavage and polyadenylation specificity factor subunit 6-like isoform X1, with protein MAGSREENDIDLYAEDIGDDFPEETDAVDLYNDVITSGVDKNGLKGKHVKQDGRSEEKFEGGYGHSQGGKRYQLYVGNLTWWTTDQDIVNAVKQLGIADFIEVKFYENRANGQSKGFCMVTVGSEQSLRNCLENLGKRPIYNMMPEVTYASKQALFALEAASKTRPEPGPSPQQPPPQLGPPLGMRPPHNGPPNQRPPFLPPHLSVGPRPGMPLGPPPPGMHGGPPMGMPPRGMHPSMHRPDRPPPGFAVNGPPPHQRPGMLPLGPVAPPPGPPPRGMMPPGVPPGVSPPAAHGAPPPGPPPMGAPPGVPPPVNRPPTALPPPGVPPPIPGGPAPHVNPAFFPPPHHPPPVSFPTASAPPPAGIADQPTISEAEFEEIMSRNRTVSSSAISRAVADAAVGDYASAIETLATAISLIKQSKVAGDDRCKILITALKDTLSGIEAKSYGSRRERSRSRDRDRRRRHRDRTRSRSRDREYRSRTPDRDRDRYEREKRERSRDYDRTRDRDREDRYRYQEERYREKERGRTRDRDEDSEHRRH; from the exons GAAACGGATGCTGTGGATCTTTATAATGATGTTATAACATCTGGTGTAGACAAAAATGGACTTAAAGGGAAACATGTGAAACAGGATGGAAGAAGTGAAGAAAAGTTTGAAGGTGGTTATGGTCATAGTCAGGGTGGAAAGAGGTACCAGCTGTATGTTGGGAACTTGACCTGG TGGACAACTGATCAAGACATTGTTAATGCTGTAAAACAGTTGGGGATTGCTGATTTTATAGAGGTTAAGTTCTACGAAAATCGGGCCAATGGGCAGTCAAAAGGATTTTGTATGGTTACTGTTGGGTCGGAACAAAGTTTAAGAAATTGTCTTGAAAATCTTGGGAAGCGCCCAATTTACAATATGATGCCGGAAGTGACGTATGCTTCAAAGCAAGCCCTATTTGCA CTTGAAGCTGCATCAAAGACTCGTCCTGAACCTGGTCCATCTCCTCAACAACCTCCTCCACAACTAGGTCCTCCTCTCGGTATGAGGCCTCCACATAATGGACCACCAAATCAAAGGCCTCCTTTCTTGCCACCACACCTCTCAGTAGGTCCAAGACCAGGAATGCCTTTAGGACCGCCTCCTCCGGGAATGCACGGAGGACCTCCAATGGGTATGCCTCCTAG agGAATGCATCCTTCAATGCATAGACCTGACCGACCTCCTCCAGGATTTGCTGTAAATGGTCCACCTCCACATCAAAGGCCTGGAATGCTTCCATTAGGACCAGTCGCTCCACCTCCAGGTCCTCCTCCAAGAGGAATGATGCCTCCTGGTGTC cCTCCTGGTGTTTCGCCTCCTGCAGCCCATGGAGCTCCACCGCCAGGTCCACCTCCCATGGGTGCCCCACCGGGCGTTCCACCTCCTGTTAATAGACCACCAACAG CTTTGCCGCCGCCTGGTGTTCCCCCTCCTATTCCTGGTGGACCAGCCCCTCATGTGAATCCAGCATTCTTTCCACCTCCTCATCATCCTCCACCAGTAAGTTTCCCAACAGCAAGCGCTCCa CCCCCTGCTGGAATAGCTGACCAACCGACTATATCTGAGGCTGAGTTTGAAGAGATAATGAGTCGGAACAGAACTGTTTCGAGTTCAGCCATTTCAAGAGCGGTTGCTGATGCAGCAGTTG GTGATTATGCAAGCGCTATTGAGACTCTGGCCACAGCCATTAGCTTGATAAAGCAGTCAAAGGTTGCTGGTGATGATAGATGTAAAATATTAATAACTGCCTTGAAAGACACTCTTAGTGGAATTGAAGCCAAGAGCTATGGATCAAGAAGAG AGCGCTCAAGATCCCGGGATCGTGACCGCAGAAGAAGACACAGAGACCGCACAAGGTCCCGAAGTAGAGACAGAGAATATCG TTCTAGGACTCCAGATCGGGATCGTGACCGCtatgagagagagaaaagagaaagaTCGAGAGACTATGATCGCACTCGTGACAGGGATCGTGAAGACAGATACAG
- the LOC136039347 gene encoding cleavage and polyadenylation specificity factor subunit 6-like isoform X2 codes for MAGSREENDIDLYAEDIGDDFPEETDAVDLYNDVITSGVDKNGLKGKHVKQDGRSEEKFEGGYGHSQGGKRYQLYVGNLTWWTTDQDIVNAVKQLGIADFIEVKFYENRANGQSKGFCMVTVGSEQSLRNCLENLGKRPIYNMMPEVTYASKQALFALEAASKTRPEPGPSPQQPPPQLGPPLGMRPPHNGPPNQRPPFLPPHLSVGPRPGMPLGPPPPGMHGGPPMGMPPRGMHPSMHRPDRPPPGFAVNGPPPHQRPGMLPLGPVAPPPGPPPRGMMPPGVPPGVSPPAAHGAPPPGPPPMGAPPGVPPPVNRPPTALPPPGVPPPIPGGPAPHVNPAFFPPPHHPPPPPAGIADQPTISEAEFEEIMSRNRTVSSSAISRAVADAAVGDYASAIETLATAISLIKQSKVAGDDRCKILITALKDTLSGIEAKSYGSRRERSRSRDRDRRRRHRDRTRSRSRDREYRSRTPDRDRDRYEREKRERSRDYDRTRDRDREDRYRYQEERYREKERGRTRDRDEDSEHRRH; via the exons GAAACGGATGCTGTGGATCTTTATAATGATGTTATAACATCTGGTGTAGACAAAAATGGACTTAAAGGGAAACATGTGAAACAGGATGGAAGAAGTGAAGAAAAGTTTGAAGGTGGTTATGGTCATAGTCAGGGTGGAAAGAGGTACCAGCTGTATGTTGGGAACTTGACCTGG TGGACAACTGATCAAGACATTGTTAATGCTGTAAAACAGTTGGGGATTGCTGATTTTATAGAGGTTAAGTTCTACGAAAATCGGGCCAATGGGCAGTCAAAAGGATTTTGTATGGTTACTGTTGGGTCGGAACAAAGTTTAAGAAATTGTCTTGAAAATCTTGGGAAGCGCCCAATTTACAATATGATGCCGGAAGTGACGTATGCTTCAAAGCAAGCCCTATTTGCA CTTGAAGCTGCATCAAAGACTCGTCCTGAACCTGGTCCATCTCCTCAACAACCTCCTCCACAACTAGGTCCTCCTCTCGGTATGAGGCCTCCACATAATGGACCACCAAATCAAAGGCCTCCTTTCTTGCCACCACACCTCTCAGTAGGTCCAAGACCAGGAATGCCTTTAGGACCGCCTCCTCCGGGAATGCACGGAGGACCTCCAATGGGTATGCCTCCTAG agGAATGCATCCTTCAATGCATAGACCTGACCGACCTCCTCCAGGATTTGCTGTAAATGGTCCACCTCCACATCAAAGGCCTGGAATGCTTCCATTAGGACCAGTCGCTCCACCTCCAGGTCCTCCTCCAAGAGGAATGATGCCTCCTGGTGTC cCTCCTGGTGTTTCGCCTCCTGCAGCCCATGGAGCTCCACCGCCAGGTCCACCTCCCATGGGTGCCCCACCGGGCGTTCCACCTCCTGTTAATAGACCACCAACAG CTTTGCCGCCGCCTGGTGTTCCCCCTCCTATTCCTGGTGGACCAGCCCCTCATGTGAATCCAGCATTCTTTCCACCTCCTCATCATCCTCCACCA CCCCCTGCTGGAATAGCTGACCAACCGACTATATCTGAGGCTGAGTTTGAAGAGATAATGAGTCGGAACAGAACTGTTTCGAGTTCAGCCATTTCAAGAGCGGTTGCTGATGCAGCAGTTG GTGATTATGCAAGCGCTATTGAGACTCTGGCCACAGCCATTAGCTTGATAAAGCAGTCAAAGGTTGCTGGTGATGATAGATGTAAAATATTAATAACTGCCTTGAAAGACACTCTTAGTGGAATTGAAGCCAAGAGCTATGGATCAAGAAGAG AGCGCTCAAGATCCCGGGATCGTGACCGCAGAAGAAGACACAGAGACCGCACAAGGTCCCGAAGTAGAGACAGAGAATATCG TTCTAGGACTCCAGATCGGGATCGTGACCGCtatgagagagagaaaagagaaagaTCGAGAGACTATGATCGCACTCGTGACAGGGATCGTGAAGACAGATACAG